Part of the Spiribacter salinus M19-40 genome, ACGCCGGAGGGCTTACAAGCGCTCGACGCGCAATTCCTGGAAGCGCTGCAAACCGCCAATCCGGCCCTCGCCCGGCAACTGGTGGATTACCGGGGCCGCGACAGCGACCTGCCGGGCACCGAGAACAGTGATTTACTCATCGCCCTGGGCCCCCATGTAGAAGCCTTTCTGGGGCGTCTATTCGGCATTGCCGAGCGTCTCGCTGCTGATCGCGAAGCCATCCTCGCCGACGATGTGGTGATGCAGTTCAAGCAGGCCTACGTGCAACGTCGGGTCAAAAAGCATCGTCGCCCCGTGGAGTCGACTTTTGCTGAGCTTGATGGGGCTTTGCGTGCCGGGATCGGGCGCGTTGAAGATAACGATGAAGAGGGTGCCGTGGCGCGGTTTGGCATGGCGCTCCTCGAGGATGAGACCCAAAACGCCGAGGCGATAGAAACCCTCACCGCCTGGTGCAAGCTTGCGCGCCAGACCCCGGAAGGTCAGGCCCGCGTGCGGGGCTGGGCCAGCTTCAAGCTCCCTGAGCGTGTGGATCACTTCGACCTGGTGCCGAGTGAAACCGTGGAGGTTGATGGCGTGACCCGCCGTCAGGCCGCGCCTGAGCGGTGGCGCCCACGCGATGGATTCTCTCTGACCGACGCCCGTATGACGCCCCGCGAGGTCCAGAGCGAGGTGCATTACTGCATCTACTGCCATGATCACGAGGGCGATTTCTGCTCCAAGGGATTCCCCGAGAAGAAGACCCAGCCTGAGCTTGGCTTCAAGCATGATCCGCTGGGCGTCACGCTGACCGGCTGCCCACTCGAGGAAAAGATCTCCGAGATGCATGTGCTGCGCCGCGATGGCTACAACCTGGCAGCCCTGGCGATGGTCATGGTGGACAACCCCATGGTGCCGGCCACTGGACATCGCATCTGCAACGACTGCATGAAAGGCTGCATCTACCAGAAGCAAGATCCGGTCGACATCCCGCAGATCGAAACCCGAGTGCTCACGGATGCGCTGGACCTGCCCTGGGGCGTGGAGCTGTACCACCTACTGACGCGCTGGAATCCGCTGCGTCGCGAGCAATACATCCAGCAACCCAATAATGACCGGCGCGTCCTTGTCGCCGGTATGGGGCCAGCCGGATTCACGATGGCGCACTACCTCACGATGACGGGTACCGCCGTGGTTGGTGTGGATGGCCTTAAAATCGAGCCGCTGCCCGACTCGGTCCTCAACGCCCCGGTCGAGCGCTGGGCCGATCTGCAGGAAGACCTCGACGAGCGCATCCTGATGGGCTTTGGCGGTGTAGCGGAATACGGCATCACCGTGCGCTGGGACAAAAACTTCCTGAAGCTGATCTACCTGACGCTGGCGCGGCGACAGAACTTCCGTGTCTATGGAGGTGCCCGGCTTGGCGGCACGGTGACCCTGGAGGATGCCTGGGCCCTTGGCTTTGACCATGTCGTCAACGCAACGGGGGCCGGCCTGCCCCGTGTCGTGCACATGGGTAACAGCCTCGCCCGGGGGATGCGTCAGGCGAGTGACTTCCTCATGGCGCTCCAGCTAACGGGGGCGGCCAAAGCCTCCAGCCTGGCCAGCCTGCAAGTCCGCCTGCCGGCCGTTGTCGTAGGGGGTGGCCTGACCGGTATCGATACCGCCACCGAGGTCCAGGCCTACTACATCAAGCAGGTTGAAAAGATGCTTGAGCGCTACGAGCGCCTGGTTGAGCACTTCGGTGAGCAGGCAGTCACTGCCGGTATGAACGACGAAGATCAGGCCACCCTGACCGAGTTCTGTGAACACGGCCGGGCGGTTCGCGCCGAACGGGCGGCGGCTGAGCAGGAGAATCGGGCGCCGGACTTTAACCCGCTGATTCGAGGCTGGGGTGGCGTGACCGTTGCCTATCGCAAGGGCATGAGTGACTCACCGGCCTATGTGCGTAACCATGAGGAGGTCACCAAGGCCACCGAGGAGGCGCTCTACTACGCCGAGGGCCTCGAGCCGCTACAGGCCGAAGTCGATGAATACCAGCATGTCAGCGGCCTGGTCTGCCGGGAGCTGAGCCGGCAGGACGGGCGATGGGTACCGACAGGTGCAGAGCGTCGACTCCCCGCCCGGGCCATCTTCATCGCCGCCGGGACGGTGCCGAACACGATCTACGAGCGTGAGCACCACGACACCTTTGCCCTCGATGGCAATCATTTCCTGCCCCACACGCCGACGGATAACGGCCTGGAGCCCGTCGATGACGCCGAGCACTGCAAATCGCGTGTCTTCGGGCCATTCACCTCATACAACGAGGGTGGCCGCCGGGTGACGTTCATCGGCGACACGCACCCCGCCTTCCATGGCAGCGTGGTCAAAGCGATTGCCTCGGGCATGCGCACCTACCCCTATGTCATGGCGAGCATGGCGCACGAAATGCCCGGCAGTGATGAGCCACATGCGGCGTTTCTAACGCGCATGGATGATCTGCTCACGCCCCGGGTCGTCGAGGTCAAGCGGGACAACCCGGCCATGGTGGAAGTCTGGGTTCGCGCACCCATGGCGGCCCGAAATTTCCGTGCCGGGCAGTTCTACCGCCTGCAGACCTTCGAGTCCCTCTCGCCCGTGGTGAATAACACGCGGCTGCAGATCCCGCTTATCACCGTCTCCGGAACGGGCGTAAAAGACGACTGCATTCGGCTGATGGTGCTGCAATGGGGGGCCGGGCCAAGGCTGGTTGGCCGGTTGCAGCCCGGGGACCCGCTCGTACTGATGGGCCCGACGGGCGCGCCCACGGATATGCCAACGGGGCGGACCATCATGGTGGTTGCCGGACGCTGGGGCGCTGCGGTCATGCTCGATATTGGCGCGGCCCTGCGCGCTGCTGGCAACCGCGTCCTCTACGTCGCGGCCTTTGGATCGGCTGGTGATGTGGATCATCAAGACGAGCTCGAGGCCGGCGCCGATCAGATTATCTGGTGCACGGCGAAAGACGACTTGATCGAGGCGCGGCGCGCGCAGGATGTCAGCCTTCAGGCCACCGACATGATCGATGTGGTCAAGCGTTACGGAGACGGTGAGTTAGGACCCGAGGCGGGCGGCATCCCGCTGGCTGATGTCGACCGAATTATGGTCATGGGCGGCACGGGATTGCTCAAGGGCTTCCAGAGTGCGGTGAAAGGTGAACTCAAAGCACGTGTGGCCGAGGGCTGCGATGCCTTTGGCACGGTTGGTAGCCCCATGCAGTGCATGATGCAGGGCGTTTGCGCGCAATGCCTGCAGTGGCAGATTGACCCGGAAACCGGTGAGCGGACCCGCCCGGTCTTCTCCTGTGCGGGCCAGGATCAGCCCTTGACCTGGATCGACCTCGATAATCTCGCCGCCAGACAGCAACAGAATCGTCTCAGCGATCGGCTGAACGGCCAGTGGCTGGAAGCGGTACTGCCCGAGGCTCCGTAGCCCTCGAGTACCACAAATGCCATGGCGTGATCCTGCTCATCGGTAATGCTCAGATGCGTGGCGGTCACCTCCAGGGCCGCCGCGGTCTCGCGGGCGACGCCACTGAACTTGAGCAATGGGGCACCGGCAGGGGTATGCGTGACGACCAGGTCATGAAACCCGGCGCGACCACCGATTCCGCAGCCAAGGGCCTTCGCCGCCGCTTCCTTGGCTGCGAAGCGCCGCGCCAGAAACGCGGCTTTGGACTCGGTGTCTTGATATTCCGCCAGCTCGGCCGGCGCGAGCAGTCGCACCGCCAGACGCTCGCCGTGGGCATCCTGCATACGCGCTATCCGTTCAACGGCCACCATATCGGTGCCGATGCCCACAACACTCATTGCCGAGCCTCTCGAATCAAGCGTTTCATCTCACTCACTGCGGCTTCCAGGCCGGTAAACACCGCTCGCCCGACAATCGCATGACCGATATTGAGCTCCGTGATCTCACGCAAGGCGGCGATCGGTGCGACGTTGTGGTAGTGCAGCCCATGACCCGCATTCACCTGTAACCCGAGGGAATGTCCCCGGGTGGCGGCGTCATGGATGCGCTGAAACTCGGCGTGAATGGCGCCATCCTGGGTGGCATCGGCGAATGCCCCCGTGTGCAGCTCCACCACTGGCGCCCCAACCTCCACGGCGGCCTCGAGCTGTGCCGGGTCAGGATCCACAAACAAGGAAACCCGGATGCCGGCGTCGGCCAGGCGTTGGCACGCCGACCGGCAGCGCGCCAGATCACCTGCCACATCCAGCCCACCCTCGGTGGTAATTTCCTCGCGCTTTTCCGGTACGAGACAGACATCGGTGGGCCCAAGCGCCGTGGCAATGCCGATCATCTCTTCGGTGACCGCCATCTCCAGATTCATGCGCGTTTGAATGGCTTGTGCCATGCGTTGAATGTCGACGTCATTGATATGCCGCCGGTCCTCTCGGAGGTGCACCGTGATGGCGTCTGCGCCCGCCTGCTCAGCCAGAGCAGCAGCCAGCACGGGGTCGGGATAACGCGTCCCGCGGGCTTGGCGCAGCCCAGCGACATGGTCGACATTCACGCCAAGAAGCGGCTCAAGACTGCCCTGATGATGCGCCATTCTCGTGACCTCCGGTTGCAGGGTATCGGGCATACAGTTCGCGGCTTTTCAGTGGCCGGTCACCAATATGCGGTCGCAGGGCGGCGCGCATCAGATCGCGGCTCTGCCGCGCCGTCTCGGCACTGATGGGGTCTTCACCAAGCGCTAGCAGCAGCCGGCCTGAGAGCACGAGCCCCCCGGCCTGCGGACCACCCACCGCCATCGCGCCTCGCGTCGGATCGTACCGGTACCACTGATCCGGTGCCAGACGGTGATTGTCGGTATCTCGCTCCAGTGCCAGGCCGTACCCGAGCAGGGCCAACAGATCGCGCTCGAAAGTCCGCAGGGCGACGGCTTCATCGGCCTCAGCCGTCAGCGCTTCAAGAAAACCGACATAGCACTCGAACAGACCTGGATGCGGGTCGTCACGGCCCAGCAACCGCAGCAGTAGCTCATTGGCATAAAACCCGCTCACCAGACGCCGCCCGATCAGCCGCAGTGGCCGCCCGGCCCCTTCGACCTGTCGCAGGTTGCCAAGCTCGCCCCGGGCACGCCAGCTCGCCGCTAACGGCTGGAAAGGCTGCAGCAGCCCAGCCGTTCGCGATCGCGGCCCGCGGGCCCCACGGGCCACCAGGCCAATGCGGCCATGACCCCGCGTGAGTAACTCGAGCAACAAGCTGGTATTGCGGTAGGCCCGGCTGTGTAGCACAAATGCCGGCTCCAGGGCCGCCTCACCACTGGCCTCCGCCATCACTCCTCGCGGTAGCCCAGGGCCTGGAGCACACGTTGATCATCCGACCACCCCTCACGCACCTTGACCCAGAGCTTGAGATAGACCCGACCACCGAACAGCCGCTCCATCTCATGGCGGGCGGCCGCGCCAATGCGCTTGATGCGCTCTCCGCCCTCACCAATCACGATGCGGCGCTGTCCGGTACGCTCTACCCAGACAATGGCAGCGATTCGGCGTAACTGGCCTTCTTGCTCGAAGGCCTCGATTTCTACCGTGCTCGCGTAGGGCAGCTCATCGCCTAGCTGCAACGTCACCTGTTCACGGACAAGCTCAGCGGCCATGAACTGCTCGCCTCGATCGGTCACCTGATCCCGAGGAAACAGGGCTGGACTGCTTGGCAGATGCTCAATAATCGCCTGCTCAAGCGCTTCGAGATTGTCCTTTTTTTCTGCCGACACCGGTACAACAGCCGCAAACGACCGGCGGCTGTCCATCTCGCCGATGGCGGGTAGCAGGCGGTTTTTGTCGGCCATCCGGTCGACCTTGTTCATTGCGGCAATGACCGGCGCGCCAATGGAGTCCAGGCGCTGCAGGACACGATCGTCACCGGGCAACCATCGATAGGCCTCCGTCAGCATCACGACCACGTCGACATCTCCGAGCGCGCTGCCCGCCGCATCATTCAGGTAGCGATTCATCGCGGTCCGCCCGCCCTCGTGGAGCCCTGGCGTATCGACATAGATAATCTGAGCATCCCCGCGCTGGTGGATGCCGAGGATACGATGTCGGGTCGTCTGCGGCTTACGCGTGGCGATACTGACTTTCTGACCCAGCAGGGCATTCAGCAGCGTGGATTTACCGACATTGGGTCGCCCGACCAGCGCGACGAACCCGGCGGGCAGATCCGCGGTTTGCGTATCGGGTTCGCTCATGCAGACGCTCCGTCCGTGTTATTCGGTGTTTGGCCGTTGCCGGAAAGCGGGGCCAGTTTGGCCAGCAAATCGTTCGCCGCTGCTTGCTCGGCCTGTCGACGGTTTCCCGCCAGGCCCTCACCGATCAATTGCAGCGCCTCGCTGGTGCAGACCACCCGAAAAGTCTGCGCATGGGCCCGGCCACTGACCTCTTCGACCGCATAGTGCGGCAAATCGAGATGGCGGCCCTGAAGGTATTCTTGCAGCCGCGTTTTGGGGTCTTTGTGGGCCTCCATGTCAGGGAGGCTGGAAAGATCGTCCTGGTACAGGCGTAACACCAGCGCTCGGCCCGCCTCATACCCCCCGTCCAGATAGACCGCACCGATAAGCGCCTCCAGGGCATCGGCGAGAATCGAATCGCGGCGTCGTCCCCCGCTTTTCATTTCGCCGCTACCGAGGACGATGTGCGGGCCGAGGTCAAACCGCCGCGCAATCGCCGCTAGCGCATGCTTGTTGACGAGCGCCGCGCGCATGCGGCTGAGCTCGCCCTCACGCAAATCTGGCCGGCGGTTGAACACCTCAGAGGCGATCACGAAGTTCAGGATCGAATCACCCAGGAATTCGAGACGCTCGTTATTCGGACCCGTGGCGCTGCGATGCGTCACGGCCTGGCGCAGCAGCGCCGCGTCGTTGAAGGGCCACTCGAGCCGTGCTTCGAGTTGGTCAAGGTCGCTCATACGCCCGTCTCCGCACCACGGCTAGTCAATGAGCTGCCCCATCCTTGACCAATTCGGCCCACCATTCCAGCTCAGCCAGATGAAAAAGGCCTGACCCACCAGATGATCCCGGGGTACTGGGCCCCAGAAGCGACTGTCGCTGCTGCGATCACGATTATCGCCCATCACGAAATACTGATCTTCTGGCACCGTAAAGCTGAACCCGGCGTCCGGCGACTGCTCATGGACCAGCACCTGATGCCAGTCGTCACCGAGCTTCTCGCGGCGCATCCGAAACCCGTCGCCGTCAGACCAACGCCCCATGGGCTCGACCGCCAGCGCCTCACCGTTGATCACAAGGCGTTTATCGAAATAAGTCACCTCGTCACCAGGCATACCCACGATGCGCTTGATGTAATCCTGCCCCGGATCACGCGGGTAACGGAACACCGCGACATCGCCCCGGTCAGGATCGCCGATTGGGGCAATCAAGTCATGCGTCACGGGTGCCCGCAGCCCATAGCCGAATTTGTTAACAAGGATGAAATCGCCAGCCTCCAGCGTCGGCAGCATCGAGCCGGAGGGAATGCGGAACGGCTCGACAATGAACGAGCGAACCACCAGCACGATGACGATCACCGGAAATAGCGATCGGCCAAGATCGACCAGCCAGTTTACGCGCGCACCGGGGGAACGATAGCGGCGACGGATGCGATCAAACAGCCACAGCAGACCACTGACCACGGTCAGCGCTACCAGCAGGGTCTCGAAGTCCAGCATTTTGTCCGCCCGCCCCCGTCGCTACTTGTCGTGATCCACCTGCAGAACCGCCAGGAAGGCGTCCTGCGGGATCTCGACCCGACCTACCTGTTTCATGCGCCGCTTACCCTGCTTTTGCTTTTCGAGCAGCTTTTTCTTACGCGTAATGTCCCCACCATAGCACTTGGCGGTCACATTCTTGCGCAGTGCCTTGACCGATGAGCGCGCAATCACCTTGGAGCCGACCGCCGCCTGAATCGCCACTTCAAACATCTGCCGCGGGATAATCTGCTTCAGTCGCTCGGTCAGCTCCCGGCCACGACTTTCCGCCTGATCCCGATGCACAATCACTGACAGGGCATCCACACGATCGCCGTTGACCAAGATATCCAGCTTGACCAGCCGCTCGGGCTGGAAGCGTCGGAACTCGTAATCGAACGAGGCGTAACCGCGCGTTGCCGACTTCAGCCGGTCAAAGAAATCGAGTACGACCTCGCCCATCGGCATTTCGTATTCCAGCGAGATCTGATTGCCGACGTACTGCATGCCTTTCTGCATGCCCCGCTTTTCCTCGCACAGCTTGATCGTTGCCCCCACGTATTCCTGCGGCACGAGGATACTGGCCAGGATAATCGGCTCCCGGATTTCCTCGACGGCATTACTGGCGGGCAGCTGCGAGGGGTTATGGACCAGCAGGGTCTCCCCTTCCTTATCCACCACCTCGTGCACCACGGTGGGCGCTGTCGTGATGAGCTCGAGGTTATACTCCCGCTCAAGACGCTCCTGGACAATCTCCATGTGCAGCATGCCGAGAAAGCCGCAACGAAAGCCAAACCCGAGGGCCTCGGAGTTTTCCGGCTCGTAATGCAGGGCAGCGTCATTAAGGCGCAGCTTGCCAAGCGCATCCCGGAAGGCTTCGTAGTCATCTGAACTGGTCGGGAAGACCCCCGCAAACACCCGCGGCTGCACGTGCTTGAAGCCCGGCACCGGCGTTTCGGTGGACTGCTTGGCATGCGTCAACGTGTCGCCCACCGGGGCCCCGTCGATGTCCTTGATGCCGGCGACGACAAAGCCGACACGCCCGGCGCTCAGGGCATCCCAGGGTGTGCGCTGGGGCGTAAAAATACCCAGTTCATCGACCTGGAATTCGCGGCCGGTGGTCATCACCTTAATGCGGTCACCTTTGCGTAGCTCGCCGTCAAACACGCGCACCAAACAGACGACACCAAGATAGTTATCAAACCAGGAATCGATAATCAGCGCCTTGAGCGGGCCATCGGGCGTTCCGGTGGGTGCCGGTATTCGGGCCACAATCGCCTCGAGCAGATCATCAACACCCAGGCCAGTCTTTGCACTGATCGGCACCACCTCGGCGCCATCCAGGCCAATGATCTCCTCAATCTGCTGGATCACCTGATCCGGCTCGGCTGAGGGGAGGTCAATCTTGTTAAGCACGGGGATGACCTCAAGGCCTTGTTCCACCGCGGTGTAGCAATTGGCCACGCTTTGCGCTTCGACGCCTTGGGAGGCATCCACCAGCAGCAAGGCCCCCTCACAGGCGTAGAGCGAGCGACTCACCTCATAGGAGAAATCCACATGCCCCGGGGTGTCGATAAAGTTGAGCTGGTAGGTTTTGCCATCAGCCGCCCGATAGTCGAGCGAGACACTCTGCGCCTTGATCGTGATGCCCCGCTCACGCTCAAGATCCATGGAGTCCAGCATTTGCTCGTTCATTTTCCGCGTGTTGTAGACGTCGGATCGCTCAATGAGCCGATCGGCAAGCGTGGACTTGCCATGGTCAATGTGGGCGATGATCGAGAAATTCCTGATCTGGTCCATGAAATCCTGGCCCGGAGACAACCGGTTGCGCGAACAAATCGGCCGCAGCAACCTCAGGCTGCTGCGGCCCCGTGGACCTGCGTTGGGTCCGTTAGGCTTGAACGATACCGATCAGGGCATACGCAGGGCAAGGAAACGCTGACTGCCCTCGCGCATCACAAGCAGGGGCACCGTACGCCCTGACGGCACGCCGGAGAGCCGCTCACGAAGCTCGCCAGCATCACTGATCGGCTCACGATTCACCCGGGTAATGACATCACCCGGGCGCAGCCCGGCTTCCGCCGCTGGACCACCAGCCACACCGGTCACGACCAGCCCGACCGCATCCGCACTCAAACCCAGGGCATCACGCCGCTCGTCATTCAGGGGCTCGACAGACATCCCAAGATTTTCAAACTCGCCAGGTTCGGCACCACCGCCTGACTGCCCAGGCCGCTCGTTCCCCTCCGGCAGCTGCTCCAGGGTGACGTCAATGGTCTGGCGCTCGCCATCCCGAACGACAACCACCGGCACGGTGGACCCGACTTCGGTACGCCCCACCATCGGCGGCAATGAACCCGAATTGGGGACATCCTCACCATTGAATTCGACAATGACGTCACCCGACTCGAAGCCAGCCTTAGCGCCTGGCGATTCGGGCATGACCTGCGCGACGAGCGCGCCTTCCGGCCGATCCATGCCGAATGACTCAGCGAGCTCCCGCGTGACGTCCTGGATAACCACGCCGAGCCATGCCCGGCTCACTGTCCCACCGTCCCGGAGCTGATCGGCCACTTCAACGGCCAGCTCGATCGGGATCGCAAATGAGATGCCCTGGAAGCCTCCGGAACGGCTATAAATGTGAGAGTTCACCCCGATGACTTCGCCGTCCAGGTTAAACAGCGGCCCACCCGAGTTACCGGGATTGATGGCAACGTCGGTCTGCAGAAACGGGACATAGTTTTCGGTCGGCAAGCTGCGCCCCTTGGCGCTGATGATGCCGGCGGTAACCGAGTACTCGAAACCGAATGGCGAGCCGATCGCTAAAACCCATTCACCTACCTGCAAATCGGATGAGCTGCCTGTCTCGACCGTTGGCAGGCCCTCGCCGTCCACTTTAAGCAAGGCGAGATCGGTACGCTCATCGGCACCGACCAGCTCGGCGTTCATCTGGCGGCGATCATTCAGCCGAACAACGATCTCATCGGCATTCTCGACGACGTGGTTATTGGTCAGGATGTAGCCATCCTCCGAGATAATGAACCCGGAACCCAGCGAGCGGGTATCAAATTGCCGACGCCGCTCACCGTCCTCATCCATGAAACGGTCCATGAAATCACGGAACGGGTGCCCCTCAGGCAAGTCATCCATATCTGGCATGCCCGGCATACCTGGCACATTCGGCATGCCGCCCTGCCTGGGCTGCATTTCCTGCGTGGTGCTGATGTTCACGACTGCCGGGCTGTTGTTCTCCACCAACCCGGTAAAATCGGGCAGTCCATCCTGCGCGGTGGCGGTGCCCGCCATGAGCGCCCATGCCACCAGTAGCGTCAGCAGCGCAGCTGCTGGGTGTCGAGTCATTGTTTGATTGGCCATCGGTTCAGTTTCCCGCTTAATCGCTGGATTAATTGGTGGTGAGCGCATTCGCGACGCGCTCGACCGTAGCGGCCGGCACCTCGCCTACCGCGATGGCTTGATAGCCATCCAGCGCCCGTCCATAGGCATTGAGCGCACCCATTTGCCGTGAGCCGTCAATCGGATCCGCCTGGTCCTGCGATTCGATATACAAGGAGACGCTCGCCAGTCCATCGCTGATCATAAGATGCCGCACAGGCTTGTCTCGGCCAGGCAGCGGCTGCATTTGGTTCATCGTGAGGGCATAGCCCTCCGGCAATGCGTTCAATGACCATTGATCAAGTCCCTGTCCTGCACTCGACTGCGCGTCATCTGGCGCTTGGCTGTTGGTGGTCATCCGAGCGTATCCAGCCTGGGGTAATTGCGAGGCCAGCTGGTCAGTGTCGATCTGCTCACGGAGCTCAAAGCTGAGCACCATGACCCGCTCGAGCACCTCGCCGAGCGGGCTGACCACCTCGGCACGCAGCAGCAGGCCCGTCTCATCGTCAAACCAGAGCCTATAGCCGTAGCGCAGGTCGTCGCGGGCATCGATGTTGAGCCGCGTCGTCGGGCGGCCTGCCACTCTGCCCTGCCCTGCGACTTCGAGCTGATAGTTCGGCTGCAAAGCGTCAGGATTACCTGGCAACCGGGCATCCAGCGGGCGCTGGAGCCGACGCTCATCGACCATAACGGATTCACTGCTCGGCAGGATGCAGGTCACGGTTTCATTGTCACGCAGGATTTCACGGGACTCTCCGGAGAGGGACTCAAGCCGCTCGCGAATCCCTGTCTCAGGATTTGCCGCGCGCCAGATACGCATGCTCTCGATGTCACCGCCGTACTGGTAGATGAACTCGCCGACAAAGCTGTAGCTCGAGCGGGCCTCGCTGGCACGCTCAAGCAGACTGCGTGGACTATCGGATTGGCTTATCGCAGCCGCTGCCCAGGCCATGAGCCCGACAGCACATGCGAGACGCACTACCACGCCGTTACTTGTCGCTACCATGACCCACAATTCTTGCGTACTTCAGCGTGCCGCCCAGCTGACCGCCCGCTGCATGCTCGCTGTGATTGACAAAATACGCGTTGAGCCGCCGACGATCACTGGCATCCAGGGCACTCGCCTGCCCTGCGGCGGTGCCTTCCGAGGCCACACGCTCCAGACCCCCCTCAGACGGCACGGCCTGCACTTGCGTCATCGCAACTTCTGGCGATGTAGTCGGACCCTGGTCCACACCCGAGAGCATGGGCCATACCGTCAAGAACCCTGCCGCTACCGACGCGGCGATGGCCACGCCAGCCACAGGCTGGAGCCAGGGCCGAAGGCGCTGCCAGCGCGCTTCGGCTTGATTACCCTCATGCGCCGACTCCTCCTCAAGCGCCGCGCTCACCCGATCACCGAGTTGCTCCGCCCCGGACGCATACTCACCGCGCATGACCGCGGAGATTGTCTGGTAACGCGCCAACGTCTCGCGGGCAGACGCATCGGAGTGCAGTCGCTTGGCCAGGAAACGCGTCTCTGTGCTGCCGAGCTCGCCGTCGACATAGGCCGAAATCTCTTCACCCACCTTTTCGTTCATGTCTCTATCCATCCGTATCTGACAACAACGGCCTTAACCGCTTGTCGATTGCTTCGCGAGCGCGAAAAATCCGCGATCGCACGGTCCCGATGGGGCAGTCCATTGCCTGAGCAATTTCCTCGTAAGTCAATCCCTCGAACTCCCTCAGCGTAATGGCCGTGCGCAAGTCCTCAGGCAGATCACCGATCGCGCTAACAACCGTTTCTTGCACTTGGTCCCGCTGAGCCAGCGCCTCTGGCGACTCCTGATCCTTGAGACGCGATTCGATGTCATATCGTTCCGCATCCTGCGCATCGATATCATTATCCGGGGGACGCCGACCTTGCGAGACCAGGTGGTTTTTCGCGGTATTGATGCCAATGCGATACAGCCAGGTGTAAAAACTACTGTCGCCGCGGAACTTGGGTAACGCTCGGTAGGCCTTGATGAACGCTTCCTGAGAGACGTCCAGCGCTTCGGCGTGATCATGTACGTATCGGGAAACAAGCTTCACCAATTTGTGTTGATACTTGAGCACCAACAAATCGAAGGCCTGCTTGTCACCAGCCTGTACACGCTCCACTAACTCCTTGTCCGCACTGGCGGTCGTCATTGTCCCTCCGCGCCCGACGCCGTTGGCAGCCGGACGCTGCCAAGTTGAATTGACCGAAGTTGACCAGGGAAGTTCAGGAAAAACTGAAGGCTAGCGAA contains:
- a CDS encoding DegQ family serine endoprotease yields the protein MANQTMTRHPAAALLTLLVAWALMAGTATAQDGLPDFTGLVENNSPAVVNISTTQEMQPRQGGMPNVPGMPGMPDMDDLPEGHPFRDFMDRFMDEDGERRRQFDTRSLGSGFIISEDGYILTNNHVVENADEIVVRLNDRRQMNAELVGADERTDLALLKVDGEGLPTVETGSSSDLQVGEWVLAIGSPFGFEYSVTAGIISAKGRSLPTENYVPFLQTDVAINPGNSGGPLFNLDGEVIGVNSHIYSRSGGFQGISFAIPIELAVEVADQLRDGGTVSRAWLGVVIQDVTRELAESFGMDRPEGALVAQVMPESPGAKAGFESGDVIVEFNGEDVPNSGSLPPMVGRTEVGSTVPVVVVRDGERQTIDVTLEQLPEGNERPGQSGGGAEPGEFENLGMSVEPLNDERRDALGLSADAVGLVVTGVAGGPAAEAGLRPGDVITRVNREPISDAGELRERLSGVPSGRTVPLLVMREGSQRFLALRMP
- a CDS encoding sigma-E factor negative regulatory protein — its product is MNEKVGEEISAYVDGELGSTETRFLAKRLHSDASARETLARYQTISAVMRGEYASGAEQLGDRVSAALEEESAHEGNQAEARWQRLRPWLQPVAGVAIAASVAAGFLTVWPMLSGVDQGPTTSPEVAMTQVQAVPSEGGLERVASEGTAAGQASALDASDRRRLNAYFVNHSEHAAGGQLGGTLKYARIVGHGSDK
- the lepA gene encoding translation elongation factor 4; the encoded protein is MDQIRNFSIIAHIDHGKSTLADRLIERSDVYNTRKMNEQMLDSMDLERERGITIKAQSVSLDYRAADGKTYQLNFIDTPGHVDFSYEVSRSLYACEGALLLVDASQGVEAQSVANCYTAVEQGLEVIPVLNKIDLPSAEPDQVIQQIEEIIGLDGAEVVPISAKTGLGVDDLLEAIVARIPAPTGTPDGPLKALIIDSWFDNYLGVVCLVRVFDGELRKGDRIKVMTTGREFQVDELGIFTPQRTPWDALSAGRVGFVVAGIKDIDGAPVGDTLTHAKQSTETPVPGFKHVQPRVFAGVFPTSSDDYEAFRDALGKLRLNDAALHYEPENSEALGFGFRCGFLGMLHMEIVQERLEREYNLELITTAPTVVHEVVDKEGETLLVHNPSQLPASNAVEEIREPIILASILVPQEYVGATIKLCEEKRGMQKGMQYVGNQISLEYEMPMGEVVLDFFDRLKSATRGYASFDYEFRRFQPERLVKLDILVNGDRVDALSVIVHRDQAESRGRELTERLKQIIPRQMFEVAIQAAVGSKVIARSSVKALRKNVTAKCYGGDITRKKKLLEKQKQGKRRMKQVGRVEIPQDAFLAVLQVDHDK
- the rpoE gene encoding RNA polymerase sigma factor RpoE, coding for MTTASADKELVERVQAGDKQAFDLLVLKYQHKLVKLVSRYVHDHAEALDVSQEAFIKAYRALPKFRGDSSFYTWLYRIGINTAKNHLVSQGRRPPDNDIDAQDAERYDIESRLKDQESPEALAQRDQVQETVVSAIGDLPEDLRTAITLREFEGLTYEEIAQAMDCPIGTVRSRIFRAREAIDKRLRPLLSDTDG
- a CDS encoding MucB/RseB C-terminal domain-containing protein — encoded protein: MVATSNGVVVRLACAVGLMAWAAAAISQSDSPRSLLERASEARSSYSFVGEFIYQYGGDIESMRIWRAANPETGIRERLESLSGESREILRDNETVTCILPSSESVMVDERRLQRPLDARLPGNPDALQPNYQLEVAGQGRVAGRPTTRLNIDARDDLRYGYRLWFDDETGLLLRAEVVSPLGEVLERVMVLSFELREQIDTDQLASQLPQAGYARMTTNSQAPDDAQSSAGQGLDQWSLNALPEGYALTMNQMQPLPGRDKPVRHLMISDGLASVSLYIESQDQADPIDGSRQMGALNAYGRALDGYQAIAVGEVPAATVERVANALTTN